A genomic segment from Drosophila willistoni isolate 14030-0811.24 chromosome 2L unlocalized genomic scaffold, UCI_dwil_1.1 Seg168, whole genome shotgun sequence encodes:
- the LOC124459857 gene encoding endoplasmic reticulum metallopeptidase 1-like, whose protein sequence is MRHKDKNSVLGTSNEGVTEQDIDTVEVEMSIEAKRSCKQLPWYFGAGFLMAWMALFYAIVIPLSNSLPNGLKVAEEIEKPGEFVAERAEILLLEIDRMGPRVAGDVANEVVIYDFLLNEIEKIRSEMVTDLFELEVDVQHVSGSYMRDQLMNVYRGVQNVIVKLSAKNSNSTSYLLLNSHTDTKPGAWGAGDDAFMVVVMLEVLRQMSISEKTFLHPIVFLFNGAEEQSLLAAHGFITQHKWATSCKTVINLEGAGSGGREILFQSGPNHPWLMRHYRNSVKHPFATTLAEEIFQAGLIPSDTDFRIFRDYGPVPGLDMATVKNGFVYHTKFDRWALISQDSLQNSGDNILALTRSISNAEEMYDIEAYSEGHSVFFDFLGLFFIYYYESTGVALNMSFSLGGILVVCVSLWRMSRVSCENVSTLACEFGIFLLLAVFGFLLAFGFPLLMSVLYDAGDRTMTYFSNSWLLIGIFICPSLIGLVLPTTLYLTLRTKEKICHAYRLQIAQHAHCVFLSVICIILTIASFRSTYLCMISLLFYFGSQVINLLSTLHNRGYFWALIISAGQIIPFLYLSYRFYSIISIVIPMTGRNGLSPNPDMLVALLCALGSILSFGFLAPLINAFRRPNCIIGGLVLTMFIFCMITLSHIGFPYRSKTNVMRVDSMQVNRRFYDYDGSLSLEDSGYYLHLLDRHREQPLHQTMNLTNLQRLGDTCGDELMCGIPCYRWCASRNEARWLPRREPVELPYPTVLELINRTVLDNGYQVRYFFRLSGPPNLGLFVKPKLGVKLLKWSFDQKMLDYAGTYKPPLQILITSGKDNSPIDFYFELLKSDDNSDMPVFELGVSGHYASPTARRDNSSLEFLKTLPDFAYSMEWPSSYERHIF, encoded by the exons ATGCGGCATAAGGATAAAAATAGt GTATTGGGGACCTCAAATGAGGGAGTAACAGAGCAGGATATCGACACTGTCGAGGTCGAGATGAGTATTGAAGCTAAACGGAGTTGTAAACAGTTGCCTTGGTACTTTGGCGCTGGATTTCTGATGGCTTGGATGGCTCTGTTTTATGCGATTGTGATACCGTTATCTAATTCCTTACCAAATGGGCTGAAGGTAGCAGAGGAAATAGAAAAACCTGGAGAATTTGTAGCGGAACGAGCAGAAATCTTGCTCCTTGAAATCGACAGAATGGGACCACGTGTGGCCGGAGATGTAGCCAACGAAGTTGTAATTTACGATTTTCTGCtcaatgaaattgaaaaaattcgTTCAGAAATGGTCACAGATTTATTTGAATTGGAGGTGGATGTTCAGCATGTGTCGGGTTCCTATATGAGAGACCAATTGATGAATGTTTATCGGGGTGTACAAAATGTGATAGTAAAACTAAGTGCTAAAAATTCCAATAGCACATCGTATTTGCTGTTGAATAGTCACACCGATACCAAGCCGGGAGCGTGGG GTGCGGGGGATGATGCCTTTATGGTAGTGGTCATGTTGGAAGTCTTACGCCAGATGTCCATATCTGAAAAGACGTTTCTTCAtccaattgtttttttatttaatggaGCTGAGGAGCAATCATTGCTAGCCGCTCACGGGTTTATTACACAGCACAAGTGGGCCACAAGTTGCAAAACCGTAATTAACCTTGAAGGCGCTGGCTCGGGTGGCCGTGAAATACTTTTCCAAAGCGGACCTAATCATCCATGGCTAATGAGG CATTACAGAAATAGTGTGAAACATCCATTTGCGACTACACTTGCAGAGGAAATATTTCAAGCCGGACTTATTCCTTCCGATACtgattttagaattttccGTGATTATGGACCCGTGCCAG GGCTGGATATGGCCACGGTAAAAAATGGATTTGTTTACCATACAAAGTTTGACCGATGGGCACTCATATCTCAGGACTCACTCCAAAACTCAGGCGACAACATCTTAGCTTTAACACGTAGTATTTCTAACGCAGAAGAAATGTATGACATAGAG GCATATTCCGAAGGCCATTCCGTGTTCTTTGATTTTCTGGGTCTTTTCTTTATCTACTATTACGAGTCAACTGGTGTAGCTTTGAATATGTCATTTTCTCTCGGCGGAATACTTGTCGTGTGTGTCTCATTATGGCGCATGTCGAGAGTATCGTGTGAGAATGTTAGCACATTGGCATGCGAATTCggcatatttcttctattggcCGTTTTTGGATTTCTGTTGGCTTTCGGGTTTCCCTTGTTAATGTCTGTTCTCTACGATGCTGGCGACCGCACAATGACCTATTTCAGCAACAGCTGGCTGCTCATTGGCATCTTCATTTGTCCCTCATTAATTGGCTTGGTATTGCCAACGACTCTATATTTAACTCTAAGAACAAAG GAGAAGATCTGTCATGCATATCGTTTACAAATAGCTCAACACGCCCACTGTGTATTTCTATCTGTCATTTGTATTATTCTAACGATTGCAAGTTTCCGTAGTACGTATCTGTGTATGATTTCTCTACTTTTTTATTTCGGCTCTCAAGTCATAAATCTGCTAAGCACACTCCACAATCGAG GCTACTTTTGGGCACTTATAATTAGTGCTGGTCAGATAATAccctttttatatttaagttaTAGATTTTATAGTATCATATCGATTGTCATTCCAATGACAGGTCGAAACGGCCTCTCTCCTAATCCGGACATGTTAGTTGCCTTGTTGTGTGCCTTGGGTTCTATCTTGTCGTTTGGTTTTCTG GCACCCCTCATCAATGCATTCCGTCGCCCAAACTGTATAATCGGCGGATTGGTCCTAACAATGTTTATATTCTGCATGATAACTCTCTCACACATCGGTTTTCCATATCGATCGAAAACTAACGTAATGCGTGTTGATTCAATG CAAGTGAATCGCAGGTTCTATGATTATGATGGcagtttgagtcttgaagATTCTGGTTACTACCTTCATTTGTTGGATCGGCATAGGGAGCAGCCACTTCATCAGACTATGAATTTGACTAATTTGCAACGACTGGGAGACACTTGTGGCGACGAGCTGATGTGCGGCATTCCGTGTTATCGATGGTGTGCCTCTAGAAATGAGGCTCGATGGTTACCTAGACGGGAACCTGTAGAATTACCCTATCCCACAGTGTTGGAACTTATCAACAGAACCGTCCTAGATAATGGCTATCAAGTACGATACTTCTTTCGACTGAGTGGGCCCCCAAATCTTGGTTTGTTTGTTAAGCCTAAATTGGGCGTGAAACTATTAAAATGGTCCTTCGATCAAAAGATGCTCGACTATGCGGGTACGTACAAACCGCCTCTTCAAATTTTAATCACATCTGGAAAAGACAATTCGcctattgatttttattttgagctTTTG aaaaGTGACGACAATTCGGATATGCCAGTATTTGAGCTTGGAGTTTCGGGACACTATGCGAGTCCCACAGCTAGGCGAGATAACTCAAGTTTGGAGTTTCTTAAAACTCTTCCGGATTTTGCCTACTCAATGGAATGGCCAAGCAGCTATGAAAGacatatattttaa
- the LOC6652458 gene encoding endoplasmic reticulum metallopeptidase 1 encodes MGAQVDQSAIVEDNSSQLSTIINLKENKKQCFKWPLPWYYTPTFFAFWLALFFALVFPLFNNLPSAVKIYEESEKPGQFVAERAESNLLQLDLMGPKLAGYETNEVVVVQFLINEIEKIRLDMRSDIYEMELDVQQAYGSYLHWQMVNMYQGVQNVIVKLSSRHSNSSNYLLINSHYDSKPSSVGSGDAEFMITTMLEVLRQMSISEETFVHPIVFLFNGAEEQPLQGSHGFISSHKWSANCKAVLNLDSCGAGGRELLFQSGPNHPWLMRHYKKSVKHPFATTLAEEIFQADLIPSDTDFRIFRDFGPVPGLDMAGVSNGFVYHTKYDRFTAISNRALQNTGDNLLALVRSISNAEEMYDTEAYSEGHSVFFDFLGLFFIYYYESTGVALNMSFSLGGILVVCVSLWRMSRVSCENVSTLACEFGIFLLLAVFGFLLAFGFPLLISVLYDAGDRTMTYFSNSWLLIGIFICPSLIGLVLPTTLYLTLRTKEKICHAYRLQIAQHAHCVFLSALCIILTAASFRSAYLCMISLFFYFGSQVINLLSSLHDRGYFWALIVGACQIIPFLYFAYLFHALLIIIIPMTSRNGMSINPDLLVSLVCALGTVFAMGFLAQLVNIFRRPKCSIGFLSLIMFIFCMITVSDVGFPYRPKTNVMRLHFLEVHRWFYEYDGSLSLEDSGYYFDLQDRRLESPLRDSMDLTGFTRLDQDDCKTKMKCGMPCFNHRWCATVENARWLPRIEPVQLPGLPTLELLNKTVLANGFEVRYEFRLQGPPRMSLFVGPLAGVKMLNWSFLKGMLDNPAMYKPPYHVFIAFGIDHSPVNFFFQLNKENGNFAEPVFELGVSAHYMDDSHKRDDVTKAFLGSLPEFAHPMEWPTSYERYIF; translated from the exons ATGGGTGCGCAAGTAGATCAAAGTGCAATAGTGGAGGACAATTCTTCACAACTCTCAACTATAATTaacttaaaagaaaacaaaaagcaatgtTTTAAATGGCCACTACCTTGGTATTACACGCCCACCTTTTTCGCATTCTGGTTGGCACTTTTCTTTGCCTTAGTTTTTCCACTCTTCAATAATTTGCCCTCTGCAGTAAAGATTTATGAGGAATCCGAGAAACCCGGACAATTTGTAGCAGAGAGAGCTGAAAGTAATTTGCTTCAGTTGGACCTAATGGGTCCTAAATTAGCTGGATATGAAACGAATGAAGTGGTTGTGGTGCAATTTCTAATCAATGAGATTGAAAAAATTCGTCTAGATATGCGCAGTGATATCTATGAAATGGAATTAGATGTCCAACAGGCGTATGGATCATATTTACACTGGCAAATGGTGAATATGTATCAGGGTGTCCAGAATGTTATAGTCAAATTGAGTTCCAGACATTCAAACAGTTCGAATTACCTGCTCATAAACAGCCACTATGATTCAAAGCCTAGTAGTGTCGGTTCTGGAGATGCTGAGTTCATGATTACCACAATGCTAGAGGTATTGCGTCAGATGAGCATATCCGAGGAGACTTTTGTCCATCCCATTGTATTCCTCTTCAATGGAGCTGAGGAACAACCATTGCAAGGATCGCATGGATTTATTTCCAGTCACAAATGGTCAGCTAACTGCAAAGCTGTACTCAATCTCGACTCTTGCGGCGCTGGAGGACGGGAGTTACTCTTTCAAAGCGGACCCAATCATCCCTGGTTGATGCGG CATTACAAAAAGAGTGTCAAACATCCATTCGCGACAACATTGGCTGAGGAAATATTTCAGGCCGACCTTATTCCATCCGATACtgattttagaattttccGGGACTTTGGACCCGTGCCCG GTCTGGACATGGCTGGTGTCAGCAATGGCTTTGTCTATCATACCAAATATGATAGATTCACTGCAATATCCAACAGAGCCCTGCAAAATACAGGGGATAATTTGCTTGCTTTAGTGCGTAGTATTTCTAACGCAGAAGAAATGTATGACACAGAG GCATATTCCGAAGGCCATTCCGTGTTCTTTGATTTTCTGGGTCTTTTCTTTATCTACTATTACGAGTCTACTGGTGTAGCTTTGAATATGTCGTTTTCTCTCGGCGGAATACTTGTCGTGTGTGTCTCATTATGGCGCATGTCGAGAGTATCGTGTGAGAATGTTAGCACATTGGCATGCGAATTCggcatatttcttctattggcCGTTTTTGGATTTCTGTTGGCTTTCGGGTTTCCCTTGTTAATCTCTGTTCTCTACGATGCTGGCGACCGCACAATGACCTATTTCAGCAACAGCTGGCTGCTCATTGGCATCTTCATTTGTCCCTCATTAATTGGCTTGGTATTGCCAACGACGCTATATTTGACTCTAAGAACAAAG GAGAAGATCTGCCATGCATATCGTTTACAAATAGCTCAACACGCCCACTGTGTATTTCTATCTGCTCTTTGCATTATTCTAACAGCTGCAAGTTTTCGCAGTGCTTATCTGTGTAtgatttctctttttttttattttggctcTCAAGTCATAAATCTGCTAAGCTCACTCCACGATCGAG GCTACTTTTGGGCCCTAATTGTTGGTGCTTGTCAAATAATACCCTTTTTATATTTCGCTTATCTGTTTCATGCTttacttattattatcattCCCATGACAAGTCGCAATGGCATGAGCATTAATCCCGACCTATTAGTATCTTTGGTTTGTGCCTTGGGGACTGTATTTGCCATGGGCTTTTTAGCACAGCTGGTAAACATATTTAGGCGTCCCAAATGCTCGATAGGTTTTTTGTCTCTTattatgtttatattttgtatgatTACTGTTTCCGATGTTGGTTTTCCGTATAGGCCCAAAACGAACGTGATGCGTCTTCACTTTTTG GAAGTGCACAGGTGGTTTTACGAATATGACGGCTCACTCAGCTTAGAAGACAGCGGCTATTACTTTGATTTGCAAGACAGGCGCCTGGAATCACCATTACGGGATAGCATGGATCTAACAGGGTTTACTCGTCTTGACCAAGATGACTGCAAGACCAAAATGAAGTGTGGAATGCCTTGTTTCAATCATCGCTGGTGTGCCACTGTTGAGAATGCTCGTTGGTTGCCCCGAATAGAGCCTGTTCAGCTTCCTGGGTTGCCAACGCTGGAGTTGTTAAACAAAACTGTCCTTGCTAACGGTTTTGAAGTGCGTTATGAGTTTCGATTACAAGGTCCGCCACGAATGAGTCTATTTGTAGGACCTTTAGCTGGCGTGAAAATGTTAAATTGGTCTTTCTTAAAAGGAATGTTGGATAATCCAGCAATGTACAAACCGCCATATCACGTATTTATAGCATTTGGAATTGATCATTCGCCTGTCAATTTCTTCTTTCAATTAAAT AAGGAAAATGGCAATTTCGCTGAACCTGTTTTTGAATTGGGAGTCTCTGCCCACTATATGGATGATAGTCATAAAAGAGATGACGTGACTAAAGCGTTTTTAGGCAGTTTACCAGAGTTTGCCCATCCAATGGAATGGCCAACGTCGTATGAACGATATATATTTTAG